Genomic DNA from Theobroma cacao cultivar B97-61/B2 chromosome 3, Criollo_cocoa_genome_V2, whole genome shotgun sequence:
tataatcgaGGTTATGGAATCTTAAGATCATTATTCAAACTATACCCAAACTCATGATGTTAGTAGTTTTACTATTGAAAGTCAATTaaccttaattttatttaattagatCTAATAATACAAGGTATTTGATTATATGATACTTATTAAATCTctctaataattaaatttttttaaaacaaaaaaatagtgGAATGAGATTAttgatattaataaatattattttatgtatcTATTAAGATAGAGttaaaattaataagaatgaaaaaattagcaccattaaattaaattagtaaaaaaTGGAAAGGTTACAACGTTATTACAAAGAACCACGTTAAAGATGATGTTTGTCGGACCACTGAAATCTAGGACCATACTATGATAGTACAAACAGCTTATCTCACCGCCCTGAAGGCGCGTGGACTCTTGCTCTTGAAATtttagaagaaagaaaatttcaattttcgtAATCTTttccaacaagaaaaaagagagaagaagaaaaaaaaaaaaaagaacaagacAGAATCCTCAGTGTTTGAGAAGCAACCAAAGTTCCTAAACAGATTCACTGTCGGTACGCCACGTGTTCTACCGTTTCGTGTTCAACAAAAGTTAAATAGCTTTTGTCTTCCTAAACAGATTTGGACATCCCTCTTTGGTGTGATGGCTGACCATAACTCCAACCTGGCCAATAATAACGTAACAACTAGAATATTTCACCATACCAAATTTTGATAAGTGTAGCGGATTTCCGCCCTCTAAATTAATCAAGGCTTTTAATTATGATGATCACAGGATAATCATGAAGCTGGAAATGTCTTGGTTAAATTATTCTTTAGGGAATTGACTTTGGCAtacaaaattcaattgtgCAAGTCAATCTTAATTTGATGTTGTCACGTTGATGAAggaatatgaaaatttaaggAACAATGATAATATTTAGTCATTTTCAAAACGCACTGCCTTAATATCGAAGGTAATTAAATAGCAGTATCATTAGATAATTAAGGATAATGAGCAATATTCAATGCCTAcaaatatcaacataatgaAGAATTTTATGGgaaatttaaatgatttttgcaCAAAGAAATGTACCCAAGTTATTAAAgtgaacaaagaaaagaaattgaagatgGGTTGGAAAAAATAGGCAGCATGCGTGATGACAGTGATGCAGAGTCTTACCTAGAAAGGATGATCGGATGGGTTGGGACTTGGGACCAGTTGGAGGAGTTGTTAGAAGAAAGGTTAATGGGATTGAATGGTCAAGATTTTCTACAGTTGAAGTTCATGTGGTGTCAATCCAGTCCATTTAAAGGGGATAGATTACTTACTTTCTttacctcttttttttttgttattttttttcattattgcAAGTATCTTTCTTAGCTCATGATCTTGATCAAAGACCATGTGGACCGTTGCATCTGCAACTCTTTTATACGACAAACTTTTCCTTCACTTGTTATCGGGaacaacaatttttttttcccgtAAAGTTTGTCCTTGGGTGAAAAGTTTCCAAGGTATCCAAGGAGGGAAGGGAAAAGAATAGTTCAATCCTTTTTAAGCTAAGGTCGTCTAGGTAGGAAGCCACGTTCTGATTTGAGGCAAAGGGATAATAGAGGCGCAGGGAGGGTCGGGACAACATGCTCGCCAGCTTGATGCATCATCGTGCCGATGTTGTTGCCTCGAAGCCTTCTCGTAGAAATGCAAACCTGGACCTTAACCTTAAGCTTGTCGGTCTATGGCAATGGGTTTCTTTAGATGAGACACAGCAGACCCAAACCCAGGAACATGGAAAGAACAGTATTTTCCTGGTAAAAATGGCATCGTTTCTGAAACAGGATGTCTGCAATTTCATAGCTAATACTGAAAAAGCACAAGTTGGAGGTTGGAACTTCTGctccacttttttttttttttgtaattttctaATAAGGTTTAATGATTACAAACACTCTAAGCAGACAAGGTTAGGTAGCCTAATCTTTGTTTTGACCAAAAATTAATTAGCCCTAATTGTCTAAACAGATACGGAAGTTTCACAATGCGAGACCGAAcccacatttttattttagtagTGCTTTTCGTTTTTGCCTCATCATCTTTTCACTTTGAAGAGGGAATAATCAATCTGTCTTAAACTCTTAGTTCGATTCAAGGATTTTGGGTTGCAAACATATCTCTTCAAACTATTTTATCACAAAATCTCTGATGCTTAACAACAATGTACATTGACAGAACATATCTACAACTCTGTACAGAACCCGCCATATTGGAAGAATATTTAACAACCTGATGATGACAGAATAAGGTTGCAGCTTGTGAACTCGATCTTGCTTCTTGCCTGCCGCCCAAGGGGTCCTAAACTCTTCTTCCTAGATAATGTTCTTCATGAGGAGGTAACACAAAATCTGATGTTCTTCTGAATCTTCTCCAACAGTATAGGATAAGGCATGATTAAGATACCCTTTTAGCTTCAGCATTAAGCCTAAACGTCTGACTCGTCAACCTCAGACCTGACCACAAAGCTGGGGAATGCTAGGGTTATATCCCTGCAAGACACAATCCACAAGGGAGATCAGTACCAAGCATATAACCAGAACTTGTTATAACACTTGCTACTCACTTTAAATATGGGAGCGTCATGTTCTTTATTAGAGATGGATGCTTTGATACAAATTCCTTCCATTCTTCTGGATCAATTTTTCCATCGCCTTGTGTGTCTGCTTCACCAAATGTCTGTGGAAAAGATGAAAGCAACAGATTCAGAATTGTCCACATCGAATACGAATGGGTCAGATAGTTGACAGGTTGGACTTATGTGCACCTTATCCACAATTGTTTCAACAACATCCTCTGAAAGAGCCAGATCCGATTCATGCAAAAGTGCCAACACCATCTCCTTCAACTGTGAGTTGATAAAATATAAGTATCCAAAGATTGATTTAGAAACAGATCAGAAGCACCAAAAATCATGATGTGCATATATATTCTATTTCTAAAAATCaagatattttttctttatcatcCTACAGAACGAAATTTTATGAGAGCATATATCAGTAAAGCCAATGGTAGAAAGAGCAATATTTAGGAGTTCGCCGATTGTTGGAATTATGTTTTCTGAGATGATTAGCTAAAactattccaattttgttagCAACCATCAATAGATTAGGAACCATttaatatacataaaataaaaagatctacaaataataaaactaaCAGGTCTAGCAGTGTTTCAATACGAACCTCCTCACGCTCAATAAAGCCGGTTTGTCTTAGGTCATAAAGCCTGAAAGCAACTGCAAAAAAATTGTCTCAACTTAAAACATATTGTATTGAGCATGATATTGAAGGCTATGCTTATGAAGAAAGGTCCATCATTTGCACATGTATTATCTAGAATATTCATAAAATTGACCTTACATGCAATTTTGTCAGCCACAGGCGCATTGGGGTGAAAGACACCCAATGATCGAACAAACTCTCCAAACTCAATGACCCCATTACGTTTGacatcaaataaatcaaaaatcTGCAAATCCATCAACGATGTTATTTAGAAGGAGGGAACAGTAAGATTgcagaaaaataaatgttcTGTCCTAGTGAGCTAGCATATGAACAGTTGAAGCTTCTGCATTATCAGCCAAAGCTACTTATAGGTTTCAGTACATAATAAAGTTGGATACAACAATACAAACAATGGGGAGCTAACACTACACACCCTGTCTGCAAAAAGATTCCTCCTATTTCTGTTCCTGAAGAGGGCAAGCTGAAATTCTTCCTATTCACAAGAAAGCATTGAAATTTGTCAAAACGTCACTgcaattaaatcttatgcttgATTGAATTATAAATGTGAAATTAAAACTAACCACCAGACAACATACCCTGTGAATAAGCCCGTCAGCAATTATTGCATTacttaatttcttaaaaagctcATGCAAGGCCTCTACTTCACTAACCGTAACTGCAAAGAAGAGAACCACTATTGTAAAGAGAAAGACAAACAGAGGCAAACGTCATGATGAAGTTGCAAGCTACAAAGGGCTATGAACTGTTACTCACAAGGAGTTTCAGCAGCAAGAACAGTTGGCTCTTCGTAGCCAGGttcttgttttcttctctttgaGCTTACACAGCCCATGACAACAGCTAGTGTTATTCAATCACAAAAATTATTGACAATGCACTCATTTGCTGCAGAAGCTTCACCTGCCAATAACAGAAGTATATTTCTCAACAATCACTTGCCTCATCCAGAACTGTAActcaaaaattccaaaatttaaacattttacttatattcACAAGCATTATGCTAGAAGATTTATCAGTGGCATCTTATTATTAACTCAAGCAACAGATGAGCAAAATCTTCAAGGAGCATTTCCTTCAAGCCTGAAACAAACAGTCAATTCTAACCACAACAACCAAACATGGCACGAACTAAGGTGATCATTGGTTAAATACTAAGAGAATGGAGAGTAAATGACTTTGAGGTGACCGCTTATCCAGAACACCTCCTAGATAAGACTGGCAAGCATATTGATGAGTACAGGGTTTTCTCTAAACAGAAAGCGTAAAGAGGGTACTGCTTGCCACAATGTGCGTCGACGTCTTAGAATGCATTATTTTAGAGCTATTGTTTTTCCATGCTAGTTCTCCCATAACATAGTCTCAAATCAAAAATATGGGCTATCATTAaaataagaaggaaaaaaaggtaCCACATCTGCTTATGGTAAAAGTAATAGTAAGTGAATAACATATTTGACGTCAGGAAATCCTACAGATCAAAAGGGTTTACGGCCACTAACATACTTCAAGATTATGTGAAATAATAGATTGGCTTGCTAGTCCCGGAAAGCAAAAGATAAAGATTCAACTATGGGCAGTATGATAAGTTAGTTGACAACAAGGGGAAAAGCTCGGTGGTGAAGCACTGATAGGCAGCCATCCCGTAGATAAACAGCTGTCCTAAGAGTTAACAATTCAAAAGTGAAAGAACAAAATGTCCAGTAGGCAAATGACATCTGGAAGGGTGACATAGCTTGGACTTTTGTCATTTACGAGTTGTTTCAAACATGGAGTAGAAGATATATTAAAGAACACGCTTATCTCAGCAACCACCCAGCTAACTTCCCGTAAGATGTGCCCTTCCTCCGTCTAGTCTAACCATCTTTGGAGTGTCTGGATCTTTGCCAAAAGGCCAACAAAAGTTAGGTCTACACTACATATCAACAAAAACCCACAACGTTAGTTGGAGCAGCCATCGCAATCGCGCATCTGAAACAGGTTGCTTGGATTATATAATTTTCGTTCAGCAGGCGTTAAACAATAAACAGGCCTGATAATAGAATCACTTTCTCTAGCTCTAAGTTATTGCTGTAGAGCTACCAAGACAAAAGCTTCAAGGTAAGGCTGTCAAACTCAAAGTCCATACATCACCCATACACTCTAAGATGTGAGAAATTCACTGTTGCCTCATAAGTACTTGCATAGCTTGAAGAGACAAAAAAGAAGCCTCCTCATCAAACCAATAGATCCTTTAGATTGAgcagaaattaaatttgcagcGAATGATGCCATATATGATCTTTAACCTCCACTTCAGGCCACAGATCTAGTGGGACCAAGAAACAAATACTAGGATTGATTACCAATCTGAAAACTCCATTTGATCCTATTCAAAGAcgcaattttaataaaaaaaaaatgatctgGAAAATCCAGAAGATTACAAAAGCAAAAGATTTTGTTGCATAGACCATTCTCTTGATACCAACAAAAACATCAGCAGATGCAGATCTCACCGCCCATAGTCACTTCCACAAAATAACAAACACAATCAACGGCCTCTAGCCTTGGCTCCATACGTTTTAAACTAAAGAAAGAGACGGattagtgaaaaaaaaaattagaatattcCTGCTCCCCCATACCTCCGATCTGCCTGCCATCAGATCGGGTAAACAACGAGAGCTGGAAACAGCAGGCTAAGCTGTGTAAACATTGAACCTTACACGACAATCCAATTCTAGGACTTTCCCACTTCTTGATATTTTACCGCAACACCAAATTTATGGGGTGAGATCATTGAACTTAACGAGGATCTCTAACCAGGACAACTCAACTcgtaaaaagaaataagaacaggAAACAAATCAAAAAACCATATAGTTGGGACCATCGACTTAACAAATCAGCATGGCCCTTCCCCctgaatataaaaattaaaaagttttcGTCTTTTGagcttttccttttgttttctcaGTAACGAAGCAGATGCTATATTTCAACTTGATTAAAAATTAGTATTACCAGCTTTCTGCTATGAACCACAAAATTCCAGTggtttagaccttaaaatctGTCATTTTAGCAAGTAAAGAGTAACTAAAccaaaactttatattttgatcTTATTAATTCTCAGTATTTTCCAAAATGCACGCTTAGAACCCATCAAGAACGTCAATCTTGTCTTTGATCTTAAGAAAACTATCGTTCAttaataacaaagaaaaacagaaaaaatttatttccttttttttttggaatgaGGTACCCCGGAAATAGAATCATGAATTCTTCAATCGAAACTCAAAAGCTTTAAATCCGTAAAACCTTATATAAAATATACgtaaaacattataaaaaaaagatccAATGGACCTGCGCTGCAACTGCcatctttttattcttatgttttctcAGAAAACAAACAGAAATTCAACTCTACCCGGAAATAGaggaggaaaatgaaaaaaaaaatattgacaaCGAATCCATTTCGATGAAAAAGcctcaaaagaagaagaacccAACACTCAAAAGATGAACCAAGAAGCTAAGAAGAAAGCAATGTTAGACAACAAAAAATCGAAACAGCAAAAATGATAATTGAACGTGAGAGAGAACTAACTGACCTGTTTGAGTGACGGAGCTGGAAATTGAGGCTGAGAGAGTTTGATCTTACGCttctattttatcttttggTTTGGCTATATAGAACAGCAGAATCATATAGAAAGAAAGACGTTAGCTTCTACTTTTGGTTATATAGATAGTTTGAAGTTTGCTTGATGTGTCCCTTCTCTCGTATCAGAACCTTAACATGGAGCATTGGATGGAGCTTCTCTCTGTCTTTGTTTAGTATTAGACTTTAGTTTTCAACGTTCGCTTTCATTTCTGCCAATTTGATCTTAAATTGTAATTGCTTAGCGCACGTTGGCTGACTGGCTGTCACCTGTCTTCCTCGAATTAAcgtttacttttatttttgctccttttttttattatgtttattttttcctttttttcataatttatccCCATTTTATGGTTATGGGAAAAACTTTTGATTCAATGGTACTGTACATTGATTTATGAAGATTATATATAGTATACTTCTCATgattagttaaaatttttattttaaaaatatttttttcatttaatatacTATGTTTGCcgaattcaaaaaataaaatattttttataaatattattttaataaaatgtcTAAAAACATATACTTGTTAACATTTCCCTTGACCAAATTACATTACCCTTTCTAtctcattttatttgtattttcttATAAGTGTCGATAAATTAATTGGATATTAAATCACCTAAGGTGGtatatcttcttttttatttttcattgttaATTCTACTTAATTTCCTCTTTATCAAAATtacacaaaaaaaatcttccaACTTTCCgcaaaaccaacaaaatagTTGAGAGTCCTACACTAATGAAGAATTTAGTAGCTTGATATCATTTATCACGAGTCTTCactttcaatttaaaaaatatttattaaattaaaaaattaatttataaatttaaaactcatcttttatttctttttgataataggaaaaaaattcaatttgcaaATTTGGagactttaattttttcaaagtaGCCGACAGCCACCGTACATTTTCTATTGAAAAGGGGATGTGTATGTAGACAATTTCCAACATTAATTTGAGTAATGTCAACgttacataaatataaaattatagatgtcattttttactattaattataactatttatttgACTCGAATatattcaataaataaataaagatttatttaattttttgaataatttaattttttttaaaatattatattttttataattcatGAAACAAGAGATTGAATTAGTTCTTTACGTACAAAGAGATAgaaatatttcattaaatcaaatattcaagtgtaaaaataaaaataattaggCGGTAAAcaattttttgtcttaaaaaaatgtttaggAACAATTTATGGGTTCACAtccattaattcaattcttcGGCCACATTCAGTTGGTAGCAACAAGTGTGACCACCAACAAGTGGAATTAATCACAGCTACATCTTGttgaattttggagaaagTTGGTGTATGGTTGCTGTCATGCAATCTCTgttttaaatatctaaaattgAGATGAACGGATAGAAAAAATCACACTTAGTTTGATTTATATTCAATAAATATATTCACAGCTTCATTAGCACACATCATCAACAAATATTACAATTGTTAATACATGAAAAACAAGTGTAAAACATAATTATCATAGTAACATGCATAGCTTCATATAATAGTTTTCAACATGGAATAAAACACATATGAACATGCATAATATGATATCCAAATGAATTGCCATTTGACATTTTATCCATTTAGTACTTACAAGCATTAACTTCAACACGTTTTTTATGGGACCAACTGGGGCAAAACCCCAAACCCGAATCAAGACAATTCTTATGAAAATTATGTGAGATTCCCATATTGATGTTTCAGCTTCGTCGAAACGTCCTGTACATACATCTCCCATCTTTATACTGTGTTGTCGACTAAGTCAGCTATGTGTTACTCCAAAAGTCCGCAGGAACTGATATTTATACAATCTAGTAATCTGGAAAGATTAAAGCCGTATCACTCTCTTCAAGAGCAAGTGGGCGACTCTCCTTCTCTGTCAACGTCAAGAGTACCCTAATTTTCAGGATGGTTTACGTCCGATGCATCTAATTAATATTTCTTCACGTTTTCCGGCTGCTACTTTAATATGAATTTGGAAGCTAGGGCGATTGCAGAACTATTGCTTTtactgttttttctttctttgaaaaatcaGATAACAATAAACTTTGTCATTTCCATGTCTTATTCAATATTCATTACTCTGCATATCT
This window encodes:
- the LOC18605769 gene encoding calcineurin B-like protein 4 produces the protein MGCVSSKRRKQEPGYEEPTVLAAETPFTVSEVEALHELFKKLSNAIIADGLIHREEFQLALFRNRNRRNLFADRIFDLFDVKRNGVIEFGEFVRSLGVFHPNAPVADKIAFAFRLYDLRQTGFIEREELKEMVLALLHESDLALSEDVVETIVDKTFGEADTQGDGKIDPEEWKEFVSKHPSLIKNMTLPYLKDITLAFPSFVVRSEVDESDV